A region from the Zonotrichia leucophrys gambelii isolate GWCS_2022_RI chromosome Z, RI_Zleu_2.0, whole genome shotgun sequence genome encodes:
- the MOCS2 gene encoding molybdopterin synthase sulfur carrier subunit has product MRCQVSVLYFARSAELAGLRCETLSVPREITSLQLWEEIVKVHPRLALIRDQVVFAVRQEYVLLGDQLLVLQPGDEVAIIPPISGG; this is encoded by the exons ATGCGCTGCCAG GTCTCGGTGCTGTATTTCGCCAGGAGCGCGGAGCTGGCGGGGCTGCGCTGCGAGACCCTCTCGGTGCCACGGGAGATCAcctctctccagctctgggaGGAGATCGTCAAGGTGCACCCCAG GCTTGCTCTCATCCGGGATCAAGTGGTGTTTGCTGTTCGGCAGGAGTACGTGCTTCTTGGAGAtcagctcctggtcctgcagccTGGAGACGAGGTTGCCATCATCCCACCAATTAGTGGAGGCTGA